The following nucleotide sequence is from Ferruginibacter lapsinanis.
TTGATGAAGATAATAATGCTGTAAAAATGTATAATGGCGAAGCAATTGGTAATTCCATTACACTTACTGCAACCGGTGAACCAACAAACGGTAACAGTAATAATACATATGATATTGGTTTGTACAATCCAATACTGGCACCTGATGGAGGAAAAAGTTGTTTTTCGGGCACCAGCTCAATTGTATGGGCTAAAAGTACATGGACTGCTAATGTGAATGATGAGACAGTGACTATCAGAACAACGTTTGCGAAAACTTTTGTTGATAATACTTATGGAACAAGTGCAATAGGTTGGGCATCTGGCCATACTTTCAGTAACCTTGTTGGTTCGGATAATTTAACCTGGTCGATCAGGGATGCTAATGGTATTGAAAAATTAAAATTCCAACAAGATTATATATCAGCTAGTACAAGTTTTCCTTCAGGTTATGGTACATTAGGTTTTGGAGGTGATGGTGCCAGCCCATCTGTAGGATTAGCATCTGATGTATTAAGTTTCAGAACTTCTATGGATGTTAACTTTAATAATTTCGGATATGTACTAACAACCAATTCACCAGCCACAGATACAAACTATAAAGTAAATCCAACTTACCCGAATTGGATCAATGAGGTTTGGTATGAGGTAACGGTAAAAAAATCTGCATTCGGTGCAGCTGGTTTTGGCTATCCGATAGTAGCATCTGTTCATGCTAGTCCGAGTAAAACAGGAAACAATACAGAGATCGTTACACAGTCTCCATGTGCAGATGGTTCTATAGGAGATTATGTTTGGAATGATCTCAATGGCAATGGTATTCAGGATTCCGGAGAACCTGGTATTAGCGGAGCGTTGGTTACACTAACGTATCCAAACAATACAACTGCTATTACAACAACAGATGCGAATGGGTACTATGAATTTAAAAGTTTATTACAAGGTAACTATACAGTGACATTTACTACTCCTTCCGGTTTTGTTTCAACCACTTCAAACCAAGGTGCCAATGATGCAAAAGATAGTGATCCGGTAAATGGTAGCGTTGTAGTAGCATTGGGTAATGGGCAAAATAATTTGACTATTGATGCCGGCTTTATGAGTCCTGCAAGCTTGGGTGATTATGTTTGGAATGATTTGAATGGCAATGGTATTCAGGATGCTGGTGAACCGGGTATTGAAGGAGTAACAGTAACCTTAACGTATCCAAATAATACAACTGCTACTACAACTACAAATGCAAGTGGTGCTTATATGTTCAATAACTTACCAGCCGGAACTTACAGCGTTTCATTTTCAGCTCCTTCTTTTTATTTGCCTATATCGGCTAATCAAGGTGCTGATGACACTAAAGATAGTGATCCTGTTGGTGGTATAGTAAGTAGTATAGTGTTAACAGCTGGTCAATCAAATACAACCATCGATGCAGGTTTTTATATTCCGGTTGGTTCGATCGGAGACAGAGTATGGAATGATGTAGATAAAAATGGGGTACAGGATTTTGGTGAGATTGGCGTTGCGGGTGTAACTGTTACTTTGTATAACAGTGCAGGTGTGATTCTGTCAACAACTATTACCGATGCATATGGTAATTATTTATTTTCAAATTTATCAGTGGCGGCTGCCGGTACAGATTATAAAGTGCGTTTTAGTTTACCTGCTCAATATAGATTTACAGGAAAAGGTCAGAGTGGTGATGCGGAAACAGATAGTGATGCTGATCTGGTAACAGGCAAAACAGCCAATGTTACTTTAACGCCTGCAATTAAAGACAGGACTGATATAGACGCAGGAATTTATTATACTGTTCCTGCTAAGATCGGAGATTTCATCTGGAATGATTTGAATGGAGATGGGTTCCAGGATGCAGGAGAGCCGGGCATTGCAGGTGTAACAATTACATTGTATAACAATGCTGGTATTGCTGTGGCATCAACCATCACAGATAATAACGGGTACTATCAATTCAGAGATGTGGCTGTAGGTATCTATACGCTGAAAGTGTCTGCCCCGGTAGGTTTTGTTGCCTCTCCAAAAGATGCAGCGGGTGATGATACCAAAGATTCTGATTTTGATCCAACAACTTTAAAAACAAATTCTTTCATTGTATCGAACGGTACAGTTAACTTGACTTTTGATGGAGGTTTTGTTGCGGTTCCTAAAACATTGTCAAGTGTAGGGGATAGGGTTTGGGTGGACCTTAATAGCAATGATCTGCAAGATGTTGGCGAACCGGGTGTAGCAGGTGTAACAGTTGAATTGTATACAGGAGCTGGTGTTTTAGTGAGCAGCATGTTAACTGATGCTTTCGGATATTATATCTTTAATAATCTTACTCCGGGCACTTACTATGTTAAGTTTTCTAATATTCCTGCAGGGTATGCTACTGTAGCTGCAAATGTTGGAGGGTTGGCTAATACTGCTATTGATAGTGATATTACAGGAACTAACGGTACAGGAACCACGAATACATTTACATTAGTAGCCGGTGAATCGAAAGTGACTATCGATGCAGGCATTCGCTCTGCGTCAGTTACCAACAATAGCCGCTTAGGGGATATTGTTTGGTATGACCTGAATAAAAATGGTATCCAGGATGGAGGTTTAGAAGTAGGCGTGCCGGGTGTTACAGTTATACTTTATAATGCTACAACCGGAGCTGTTATTAAATCAACTACTACAGATGTTAATGGTAAATATTTGTTTACTGATTTACCTGTAGGGTCTTATGTTGTTGGTTTCAACAACTTACCTGCCGGATATCAATTAACTGTTAAAGATCAGGGTGCAAATGATGCTACAGATAATGATGCCGACGCTACCACAGGACGTACAGGTATTTATACGATTGCTGCTGATGGTACTACAAATCTTACAGTTGACGCAGGTGTTGTATCTAATCCTAACGTTAGAGATGGTAAGGCTACCATTGGTGATAAAGTTTGGAATGACAAAAATGCTAATGGCATACAAGATACAAACGAACCAGGTATTGCCGGTGTAACAGTAACACTGTATGCAGGTAATGGTACAACTGTTATTGCAACAACAACTACTGATGGTTTGGGTAATTATATTTTTACCAATTTAGACGCAGGTAACTATGTTGTAGGATTCAGTGGTTTGCCAGTGGGTTATCAATTTACAACTGCAAAAGCAGGTACGGATGGTACAGCTGACAGTGATGCCAATACAACAACAGGAAAAACTACTGCTATAACTTTAGCAGCAGGAGAAGTAAATACTTCGCTGGATGCAGGTCTTGTTGCTACTACACCAAAATCTTCTTTAGGCGATAGAGTTTGGTTTGATAGCAATGGAAATGGTATACAGGATGCAGGGGAAACTGGTGTGGCAGGCGTTAGTGTGACATTGTATGATGCAGCTAATAATATTCTTAAAACAGCTGCGACTAATACAAATGGTAATTACTTGTTCTCCGACTTGAATGCAGGAAGTTATGTGATTGGATTTACCAATTTACCAACAGGGTATATTCCAACCATTCAAAATGCATTGGGTAGCAGTACAGAAAATAATAGTGATGCTAATGCAGCAGGGGTAACTCCAACAATTGTATTGCCTGCAGTTACAAATGACTTAGTATGGGATATGGGAATTGTGTCTTTAAGCAGAGCATCAGTAGGTGATTATGTTTGGAGTGATGTGAATGGCGATGGTATCCAAAATGCAACAGAAAAAGGAATTGCAGGTATCACTGTAACATTATATGATAATATGGGTGTGCCGGTTGCAAACACAATAACTGATGCTAACGGTTTTTATACTTTCAGTAATATCATTCCGGGAACATACATCATTGGATTTAGTAATATTCCTGTGAACTCAAGCTTCACTACAAAAAATGCTTCGGGTAGTACAGATGCTAACAACAGTGATGTTAATCCAACGGGTTTAACAGATGCTTTTGTTTTAGTTGGCGGACAAATTAAAACAGACGTTGATGCAGGATTGGTATCTAATTTTGCAGCGGTAGGTAATTATGTTTGGTATGATGTGAATGTGAACGGCAGACAAGATGCGAACGAACCAGGTGTGCCGGGTGTAGTGGTTACTTTGTACAATGCCAATAATATCAAAGTTGCATCAGCAATCACTGACGGTAATGGGTTGTATTTTATCAATAACATACCGGTAGCTTCAACAAGTAACTTTACCATTGTATTTACTAATACGCCTATTAATACACAAGGGTTTACTATAAAAAATGCGCCGGGTACAAATGCAAACAATAACAGTGATGCAAGTCCTTCCACAGGGAAGACAGATGCATTCACTTTGTCTCCAGGGCAGATCCGATTAGATATTGACGCAGGTATCATTACAACAACAGGCGGTCCGTTACCAATTGCATTTGCAAGTTTGAAAGGTACATATGCTAACGGTATGTCATCATTGAATTGGGCTACTCTGTCAGAATTGAATTTCAGCCATTTTGAACTGGAATATTCAACTGATGGTAACAATTTTAATAAGATCACAGATATCAACGCTGTAGGTAATAGTGCGTCACGTATTGATTACGGATACAATCATAAACAACCAACAGCAGGTACTAATTATTATCGTTTGAAATTGGTTGATATAGACGGACGTTTTACTTACAGTAATATTGTTGTGTTGAACGTAACTGTAAAAGGAATCAGTATAACAGGTGTTTATCCTAATCCATTTATAGATAGAGTAAATGTATCTGTAACTACAGAAAAAAGTGATATTGTTAAAGTAAGATTGTTTGACCATCTTGGACAATTGATACGCAATCAGCAATCAACTATTCAATCAGGTGTAAACATTATCACTGTAAATAATTTAAGTATGCTTTCTGCAGGTACTTATATTCTTGAAGTTAGAACAGTTGATAAAGTATTAACACAAAAATTGATCAAATAATACGCAGGATTTTTAAATTAGTAACCAAACCAATCATAAGCGGCTGCCTGAATAAGGTGGCCGTTTTATTTTTTCAAAGAATGATTGTTCTGAAGGTTAGGTTCACTCTTGGTGATACAACTTTTGTTGTAGGTGGTAAACGATGCAACCAGTTTTGTTGAGTAGCGTCTTTCATTACTAAAAGGCTGCCGGTTTCCAGCATAACAGATACTGTTTCTTTTGATTGCTTATGTTTAAAGGAGAATTTTCTTTCCGCACCAAAGCTCATAGATGCAATAGCTGCGTTTGGAGCCAGCATTTTTTCGTCATCACTATGCCAGGCCATACCTTCATTTCCATTATGGTATAAATTCAATAAGCAGGAATTGAAAGTTGCGTCAGAGATTTTTTCTGCAAGTACTTTAAGTTCCAGTAACTCGTTGGTCCAGGGCAGGGCCTTTTTGGTGATTTTAGAATAAGTATAATTGAAGTTGCTATCGCCATACCAGGCGGCTTTACGTTTGGTAATAATGTGTTTGCCAAAAATGATCGCTTCATCATTTTTCCATTCGATATTGTGCAAGAGTTGGTTGAGATAATATTGAGCCAGCTGTTCATTCATTATTTTTCCATAATAAATAACAGTGCCATCTTTTGGTAATAAATTCAATATCGGTTCATTGGCAAATAGCTTCATTGTTGTAATAAGAGAATGTGAAAGTACAAATTTGTTACGGTTGAAATATAGGTGTGTTGAATAAAGGGTGGTAGCAAAATAAAAAAGACTACCACTTGTGGGTAGCCTTTTTTATTTTCTCAATTGTTATACTATCTTACCATCCTCCATCCGATATAATCGATAGAGCATGTTCTGCTGGTTGTACCTGCAGTCTTTTCTATTTTAAAGAATAGTTTCATTGGAGCCGTAGGGATATTGGTAGTAACTGATCCTAAATAAGTAGCATCAATGTAATAATCTATTTGTGTACCTGTAGCATTTACTACGGCTTTCAATCTATACCATTGATTGGCATTTACTGTATTGGTTGTATTAAAAGTTGTAGAAGTACCTGCAGATCTGGTAGTTGCAACCCACGCTCCTGAGTTGGTGCCGTGAGTATAGGTAAAGTAAATGCCATTGCTAGGAGCTCCGGCGGTAACAGTACCAGAGGCTAAAACTAAATCTGATAAACCAAAATAAACCGTAAATGCTTGGGCGGCTACAGAAAGATTTTCAATTCTTACTCTTATCTCATAAATAACTTGTTTACCGCCAACTTTCATTTTGTCAACGTTATTAAAAGACCCTAGGCCAGCAGCTCCGGTTGTAGATGTTCCGGTTGTCAATACGTGTATACCAGCATAATCATTTCCAGCGCCACCAGCAGTGTATAAAGCTGATGTTCCATCAACTTGTGATGAAGCACCTGTACCACTTGTAGCTTGAGTAAATGCAAACTGGTTATCATTTGTACCAGAACCTGCGTATGTATCAAATACAAAATCTTCAAAGTTATCTTGTGTAAAGGTCAATACGTTAGCAGGAGTGGTGCTTACAAAATCTGATATTGATCTTTTTCTGATCGCACCTGTTGTTCCATCGATCGTTAATAAACTATCTGTGGATGCACCGGTAGATAAAGAACTTAATACAAGTGCACTACTGGCTGTAAGTGTATCTGCAAATGATTTTTTACCACCGATCGTTTGAGTGCCGGTAGTAATCAAGCCTCTTGCAGTAGCAGAAGCAGATGGAATATTAAAGGTATGTGTACTGCCACTTGAAGAAATGGCAAAATCTGTTCCGCTGGTTCCAACTGCATAAGTTTGCGTTGCACTCGAAATCCCATTCAGGGTGGTTAAAAAATTTCTTGGGTTAGAGGAATATGGATAATATCCTCCTGCAGTACTATCTACTCTTCGTATATACTTGGTAGATAGCGTAGC
It contains:
- a CDS encoding SdrD B-like domain-containing protein codes for the protein MGNTSTLQKLGFIKPIAKHKLGILLLLILLVNMDSLMAQSLSLGNRVFLDKNRSGKYEATDEPIAFTTVHLYKDLTNDNVPDGAFVGTTMTDANGFYSFVNLTPGNYIVGAVIPAPLAITVLNGGDPDNDIDEDNNAVKMYNGEAIGNSITLTATGEPTNGNSNNTYDIGLYNPILAPDGGKSCFSGTSSIVWAKSTWTANVNDETVTIRTTFAKTFVDNTYGTSAIGWASGHTFSNLVGSDNLTWSIRDANGIEKLKFQQDYISASTSFPSGYGTLGFGGDGASPSVGLASDVLSFRTSMDVNFNNFGYVLTTNSPATDTNYKVNPTYPNWINEVWYEVTVKKSAFGAAGFGYPIVASVHASPSKTGNNTEIVTQSPCADGSIGDYVWNDLNGNGIQDSGEPGISGALVTLTYPNNTTAITTTDANGYYEFKSLLQGNYTVTFTTPSGFVSTTSNQGANDAKDSDPVNGSVVVALGNGQNNLTIDAGFMSPASLGDYVWNDLNGNGIQDAGEPGIEGVTVTLTYPNNTTATTTTNASGAYMFNNLPAGTYSVSFSAPSFYLPISANQGADDTKDSDPVGGIVSSIVLTAGQSNTTIDAGFYIPVGSIGDRVWNDVDKNGVQDFGEIGVAGVTVTLYNSAGVILSTTITDAYGNYLFSNLSVAAAGTDYKVRFSLPAQYRFTGKGQSGDAETDSDADLVTGKTANVTLTPAIKDRTDIDAGIYYTVPAKIGDFIWNDLNGDGFQDAGEPGIAGVTITLYNNAGIAVASTITDNNGYYQFRDVAVGIYTLKVSAPVGFVASPKDAAGDDTKDSDFDPTTLKTNSFIVSNGTVNLTFDGGFVAVPKTLSSVGDRVWVDLNSNDLQDVGEPGVAGVTVELYTGAGVLVSSMLTDAFGYYIFNNLTPGTYYVKFSNIPAGYATVAANVGGLANTAIDSDITGTNGTGTTNTFTLVAGESKVTIDAGIRSASVTNNSRLGDIVWYDLNKNGIQDGGLEVGVPGVTVILYNATTGAVIKSTTTDVNGKYLFTDLPVGSYVVGFNNLPAGYQLTVKDQGANDATDNDADATTGRTGIYTIAADGTTNLTVDAGVVSNPNVRDGKATIGDKVWNDKNANGIQDTNEPGIAGVTVTLYAGNGTTVIATTTTDGLGNYIFTNLDAGNYVVGFSGLPVGYQFTTAKAGTDGTADSDANTTTGKTTAITLAAGEVNTSLDAGLVATTPKSSLGDRVWFDSNGNGIQDAGETGVAGVSVTLYDAANNILKTAATNTNGNYLFSDLNAGSYVIGFTNLPTGYIPTIQNALGSSTENNSDANAAGVTPTIVLPAVTNDLVWDMGIVSLSRASVGDYVWSDVNGDGIQNATEKGIAGITVTLYDNMGVPVANTITDANGFYTFSNIIPGTYIIGFSNIPVNSSFTTKNASGSTDANNSDVNPTGLTDAFVLVGGQIKTDVDAGLVSNFAAVGNYVWYDVNVNGRQDANEPGVPGVVVTLYNANNIKVASAITDGNGLYFINNIPVASTSNFTIVFTNTPINTQGFTIKNAPGTNANNNSDASPSTGKTDAFTLSPGQIRLDIDAGIITTTGGPLPIAFASLKGTYANGMSSLNWATLSELNFSHFELEYSTDGNNFNKITDINAVGNSASRIDYGYNHKQPTAGTNYYRLKLVDIDGRFTYSNIVVLNVTVKGISITGVYPNPFIDRVNVSVTTEKSDIVKVRLFDHLGQLIRNQQSTIQSGVNIITVNNLSMLSAGTYILEVRTVDKVLTQKLIK
- a CDS encoding alpha-ketoglutarate-dependent dioxygenase AlkB family protein; this translates as MKLFANEPILNLLPKDGTVIYYGKIMNEQLAQYYLNQLLHNIEWKNDEAIIFGKHIITKRKAAWYGDSNFNYTYSKITKKALPWTNELLELKVLAEKISDATFNSCLLNLYHNGNEGMAWHSDDEKMLAPNAAIASMSFGAERKFSFKHKQSKETVSVMLETGSLLVMKDATQQNWLHRLPPTTKVVSPRVNLTFRTIIL